The Thalassotalea sediminis genome includes the window AAATCAACCGTTGAAGTATCTATGAAATGTAATGCGGTTTCTCGATTATTGTTATATGCCGCTAATATACCTTGTTGTGCAGTTTCACCTGCTGCCTTTTGTTTTCCTGTTAAGGGTAATAGAACGGCTATGTTGTGTTCGTCATCTTCATCTTGTACTGTCTCGCTTGATAAACTAGCGATAACGGTATTAGCAGGGTGATCGCGGTAATCGCGTTGCCATTGTGTTAAATAACGATTAAAAGTCGCGGGTTGATAGCCAAAGCGATGTGCAAAATTAAGTAATTGCTTCCAACCGGTAAAATAAGGAGGATTTAACTGTGTTAAAAGCTCAACTTCCCACTGCGATAACTTGTTTAAATCGAGCCAAACTTGTTGTGCTTGCTGCTGATACACTTCTTTATTTGCTAATGCTAAACCGCGTAATTTAGCGTCTAATGATGCTAAAGGTAGAGCCCTTTGCTGTTGTATCGCTGATAAAAGATAATAATATTCTTCAGGTTGAGAGGAGCCATCAAGCCATTTTTCTGCTTCTAAAAGGTGTAGATATGCTTTTTCAAGCTCACCTAAATTTAACAAGCTTTGGGCGCTAATTAACGTAAGTTGGTATTTAACTGCGAATCGGTCTGTTAGTGGTTGAATTTGTTTCGCGAGCCATAACGCTTTTTTGTTTTCATTTTCATTGATCAATTGGCGTGCTGCCTTTACCAATAAAGCTGTCGCTTGTTCTCCCTTTGTTTTCTCAGCCTGCGCTAAGTAATCTTGTGAAGATTCTGTTAGGGCTTCACTGGCGATAATTTGTTGCTGCGTTTGTGTTTGCTTTGCCTTTTTTACGGGTTTTGTCGCGCAACTTGCTAGTAATAATAATATGGCGACGAATACAACACTGAGCAAACTTTTTACGGTAAAGTAATGATATGTCACTAACAAGCCTTACAATTGATGGATCTTTTTGATTGATATTGCTTTATAATAAACGCCAAACACTTTTGGCTCAACAGAACTATTTAAATGACTTTACCAGAAGAGAACGCCGGAACATTGTTTATTGTTGCAACCCCAATAGGCAATCTTGGTGATATTAGCCAACGAGCTATAGATACTTTACGTGATGTGGATATTATCGCATGTGAAGACACTCGACATACCAAAAAGCTTTTGTCCGCTTTTTCTATTAATGGAAAAACGATGTCTCTGCACGATCACAATGAACGTCAAAAGCAAGAGTATATTGGTGAGCAGCTAACCGCAGGTAATAATGTCGCGTTAGTGTCAGATGCGGGAACGCCACTTATTAGTGATCCTGGATTTCACCTAGTGCGTTATTGTCGACAGCTAGGTCTCAACGTTTCGCCAGTTCCAGGCGCTTGTGCTGCTATAGCAGCTTTATCTGTTGCAGGATTACCGACGGACAGGTTTGCGTTTGAAGGTTTTCTACCATCAAAATCTGGTGCAAGACAGGCAACATTGCAAAATGTAGCCAATGAAACAAGAACAATGGTTTTCTATGATGCACCTCGAAGAGCAATAGATACAGTCGCTGATATTGTTACCGTTTTAGGCGAGGAACGTTATATCGTAATCGCGCGAGAATTAACCAAAACCTTTGAAACTATACACTCAGCGAAAGCAGGTGAAATGCATGCTTGGTTATCAAACGATCCTAATCAATTAAAAGGTGAGATGGTTTTGATTATTGAAGGAATGACAGCGTCAGCCTCAGAAATTACAGCTGACGTTGAGCGTGCATTAAAAAGAGTGTTAAAAGAATTACCGCCGAAGAAAGCCTGTGCGGTTATCGCAGATTTATACAGTGTAAATAAAAAGGCATTGTATGAGTTAAGTTTAAGCTATAAATAGCGGTAATATGCAGATGAGTAGATTTTAATAGGAGTAATAGCGTGGCGTCACACGGAACCCATCAAATTGTGCGGCAAGACAATATATTGTTGGTAAAACTCATTGGGAGTTTCAATGAAACTGGCGTTCACGCTTACGTAGATGCAGTGAAAAAACACATTGCAGCTATACATGGAAAAGGCTTTGCGATGCTAATTAATGATACGGAAGTTGATGGTGGCACGCCAGAAGCTTATCAAGTACTGAATGATTACAATAATTGGTTGAACTCTCAGCCAGTTATTGCCAAAGCCTTTGTGCTAGAGTCACTCGCTTTGAAGCATATTATATTAGCTCGAACACCTGCACTGAAAAAGCAAAATATTGAGTTTTTCGCCGATGATAACAGCGCTATAGCTTGGCTTAAAACCCAGTTAGAAGAGTAAATAAATGATTAAATTACTCAGTTTTTTTTCTCGCATGTCGACCGTAGAGCTTATTATGGCACTACGAGGTATGTCGATTATACTTCAAGTTTTTCTACTGTTATTTGTAAATTTGGCATTAAATTACCAATTGCCTTGGTTACCCATGTTCATCGTTATTGGAGTAGAGTTAGCCTTCAATATAGCGAGCTTTGTACAAACCAGAACTACAAGTCATTCAAGTAAGCACCTTGTATTGGTGCAGCTTTTAGCTGACGTTATGTTCTTAGGTTGCTTATTATATTTTAGTGGAGGGGCAACAAACGCCTTCATTTCGTTATTTCTTGTGCCCATTGCAATTGCGGCGATTACATTGCCATTTTTGGGGTGTCTTGCCATATCGTCCTGTGCCATTGTTATTTACTCTATATTATTGTGGACCATGCCAATGCATGTTATGCATGGAAATATGGAAGGTCATTTCATTGGCATGTGGTTAAATTTCCTTTTTTCTGCGCTCGTGCTTTCGCTCGTTGTAGGCTATTTAGCTCGTACCATTGCTGGTCGTGAAAAAACGATTGCACAATATCGTGAGCAACAATTAAAAAAGGAGCGAATTATTGCGCTAGGGGTTGCTTCTGCGCAGGTTACACATAATTTAGCAACGCCCTTAGCTACATTGCAATTATTGACAGAAGAGCTTAAAGAAGAGGCACATGTTGATCCTGCTTTAGTGGCAGACATTACCCAACAGGTGGCACGTTGTTCACAAAGCTTACGTGCTTTTAGAGCAACATCTGAGCAGATTAAAACAAATGAAAAACATACAATTGCTTGTACGTTGTTGCTAAAGCAAATAAAAAGTCACTGTCAATTAACTTACCCAAATGTGAGTTTTCAATTTATTAACAATGCTGAAACAGCCAATATTGCTATAGATGGTTCGTTTATTCCTGCAGTTGTTAACGTGATTGATAATGCCGTGCATGCTAGCCAAGAAAGTGAACATAATGTTATTGAAATTGAATCAAGCATAAAGCAGCACGAGTGGTGTTTATCAATTCGAGATTATGGCACTGGGTTTATCGTTGAACAATTAAAAGAACTGGGGGACTTCCCTCAAATAAGTGAGCATGGCTTAGGTGTTGCGATTATGTTGAGTAACGCGAGCCTTGAACGATTATCAGGTAAACTGTGGTTAGATAATCATCAATCAGGTGGTGCGGTTGTTGTGATTTCTATGCCATTAAAAGAGACATTGCCGCCATGAAAGTACTGCTTATAGAAGATGATCAAGCGTATGCTTCTGTACTGTCACGACGTTTGAGTAAGTACAAACTTACTGTTGAACATAGTGAAAATAACAGTGATGCTTTATTGAAAGTGAGGTCTTTTAAGCCAGATGCGATCCTGTTAGATATGCATTTAGCGGGAGAGAGTGGCTTAACACTTATTTCACCTATAAAGCATGTATTACCTTTTTGCCGCATTATTCTGTTAACCGGGTATGCCAGCATTGCTACGGCGGTAAAGGCAATTAAATTAGGGGCTGATGATTACTTAGCGAAACCTATAGATACTGATACATTGTTAAAAACACTCGACGTAAGTGATCAAAATATCGCGACTGAATTTACTCACGTGCCTAAACACTTAAGTGCAGAGCAAGCAGAATGGGAACATATTCAGCAAGTATTGCGAGCCAATGATGGCAATATTTCCGCGGCTGCACGTCATCTTTCAATGCACAGAAGAACGTTACAACGAAAGTTAAAAAAACGCCCTAGCTTTATTAGTAAAAACTAGGGCGTAAGGGTATAGACAGATGTCTATATGCGGAACTTAGAATGATAGTGTGGCCGTTAACCAAACGCTTCTTTCTGTGCTTGGTATGCGAGACATTGGCGATATATCACTGCCATTAACGCGGTTGTATGCAGACAAGTGATCTTGATATTCGCGATTTGTTAAATTTTTAACGCCAAAATTAAGGCTGAGTTGATTGGCGAGTTGGTAATCACCAACGATATCGATATAACCATAGCCTGCAGTGGATTTTTCATGGTTTAAGGTGGCGACATTATCTTGTGAAGCAAAGGCATGTAAGCGAGTTGTAACTTGCCACCCATCCCCTTGGTAACTCAAAGCGAGATGACCATTAAGTGGAGCAACACGATAGAGGTTATCATCAATATCCTTACGTTTTCCTCTAACATAGCTCACAGTCGTTGAAAGTTGCCAGTACTCTCCAAGTTGGTAAACTAATTGTCCATCAAAGCCTGATAACTGTGCATCCACGTTAGAAAATTGCAATACCGTGTCACTGTTCATCATCATTTTTGCCAACATATTGACCGGCATATTCATATTTGGCATTCCCTGTATATAGTCATTAATACGGGTATAAAAAATATCACCGACAAACATAAAATTATCCGTTTGATATGTTGTGCCTATATTTATTTGATTAGCGGTTTCACTCTCTAAGTTAACGTTTCCAAGGTAAGTATTTCCATCTGCAAGTCCGGCAGTTGCTTCCATTGGTAACCACAAGTATCGTTCTTGATAACTTGGTGCTCGTTGCTTTTGGGCAATGGAAATGAGTAATTGCGTATTATGTATTTTGGGGAGTAACCAATCTAAGGTTAAGTCTGTATTTGTGTCATTCTGGTGGCGATCACCTTGATTAAAAGAGGTGACTAGCTCTTTTATGGTGGGGTTCATCATCGCCATATGATGGCTGACGTTGTCCGCTTTGGCGGAGATACGTTTAACTCTCGCACCAAGTGTTACTGTATGTGCCAAATAGTGTTGTTGATACTCCCCGAACAAACTAATTTTTTTATCTTTAATATTGTTAAAGTTTGCAATATTAAACATCATATTATTTGGGTTGGTAATGGTCGCATCGTGTGTTGATTGGTATCCATCAAACCCTAACGTCCATGCGTTATTTTTCCAATCAATGGTAAACGAAGTCGTTTCAGATTGTGCGTGATTGCTGCGATGCATTGTTGGCATCATATTCATGCGCTGTTGAAAGTTGTCCATTTTATGATCAGCATCAATAAAGCCAAGCTGCCAACTTAACTCACCCTTTGCGAGAGCGTGCTTGCCATATAGTTGTGTACGATGTGTGTAGATAAAATCAATATCCATGGGCAGTGAAGGTGTACCTGCCTCATGGGTGTCGTTATAGTGATAATTAACACCTAAGGTGGCATCGTTAAAGCGTACTGCGCCTGAAAACCCTGATTGTGTTTTGGTATAGCCTGTTGGTGTAATGACCCTGCCATCTGCGGCAGTTAGGTGTTCTGCCATTCTCGTATCTATATAAGCCATTAATGCAGCTTTGTTTGTGCTTAGGTTTATCAAACCTGCGGTATTTTTTGATTCGCCATTTTCTTGATAGCCAATACGCACATCTCCAGAAAGTAATGCATGCGTTGTTTCTGAAAAATGTGCCTGTTTAAGCGTGGTATTGATTGATCCACCAAGTGATTCGATACCCGAAGTGACCGAAGCAATACCACGTTGCATGGTAATGCTATCAGTGATAATCGCTGGACTATAGCTCAGCGGTGTGTCCATTGCATTTGGTCCCGCTCCGATAATATGTTGCCCACCGACTTGCGTGGCAACGCGATCACCGTACAGTCCACGATATTGAACAATACCCGTTAAGCTGCCATTTTTATTAACATTAGCACCTGCAATTAAGCGTAAATTGTCGGAAATGTCGGCATGTTGCACTTCTGTTTCCACAACAGCGATACGTTCAGTTGTTCTTTCACCAAGAACAACTATCTGTTCTATGTCATCAGCAGTTGCATTGTATGGGGTTAATAGAACCAGTGGGAAAGCCATTACAAGCGATTTAGTCAGTTGATTTAAGGTTTTCATCTTGGGCAGAGTACTTCAAAAAGATGGTTAATTTATGCAGGCTATATTTCTTCAAAGCTTACTGAAAAACAACAAGAAAACCCTAAAGTGCGACAATATGTCACAGGCTTAGTTAATCGACAATTTCGCTTTACATTAAAAATAATAAGTAGCAAGTACAAGTATGTTTTGTTGTTGTTTAGATATTGGGGTAGAATGCGCCCCGAGTTAGCCAGACAATCGCTGCTTGTTCGTTGTATTTATTGTTTCGATAATAAATAGACAGGACAAGGGGAGGAAAGTCCGGGCTCCAAAGAGCAGGGTGCCAGATAACGTCTGGGCGGCGCAAGCCGACGACAAGTGCAGCAGAGAGAAGACCGCCGATGGCTACTTTCTATTTAGGTAGAGAGTAGCACAGGTAAGGGTGAAAGGGTGCGGTAAGAGCGCACCGGGCGACTAGCAATAGTTTGCAGCAGGGTAAACTCCACCCGGAGCAAGACCAAATAGGGTTTCATACGGCGTGGCTCGCGTTGAAACCGGGTAGGTTGCTTGAGCTATGGAGCGATCCATAGCCTAGACGAATGATTGTCCACGACAGAACCCGGCTTATGTGTTAACTCACTTTTTCTTAAACCCTGATGGTAACATCAGGGTTTTTCTTTTTAGACAATCAATTGTCTACGACGCTTATACCTCAGCGAAAGCGACTTATCGGCTAACTCAAAATTTTAGTAATTGTTTTTTCTATATGTTAATCAAGCAGAATCATAAATTTTCTTATATTTCAAACTTTTAAAGGTAAAGTTTCGCCGCTGTTTTACTTTTCAACCTCTTTAAACTCGCTAACACACCCCCTTATTTTTTAATCACTTTTCATCTGTGATTCTAACTAATTCATTTGGTACTTTTATCAAATTTAAAAAGAACAATACTTATGCTTCAAACTGGCTTGAATTTAGTTAAATTCCAGCCATTAGTTATCGTAGAAATCATTATAACCACCGTAGTGTTATTTGGTGTAAATAGTTAACTCTTTGTAATATAAGAAAATATACCATTATTTGTTTGTTTTTCTTGATAATTAGTAAAAACACTTGACTTATTATTTTTGACTACTTAATGTGTTTACAGTGCATTTTATTCTCACTGCAAGTTTGTTTTACGGTTACCGTAGCTGACAAAAAATGCTCAAAAAAACACCTCAAAAAGCTGTTGAAGTGTGATTAACCATGACGGAACTACACAAAACGGAAACTACAAATTATGAACAACAAGATTAAATATATAGCCACTTGTATTTGCTTAACTATGGGTGGACAAGCCCAACTAGCAAATGCGGGCGATATGACCAACTTTTTAGATGCACTACGTGGATTTGAGTCTGGTTTACCAGATGCAACCGATGCCATCGTAAATGCCTATCAAGCTGACTACAACAATGATAGTGCTCGTACTTATAGCTACTTAAAAAAGGACAGTTTTGGTAATGACATTCCTGGTCGAATCGACTTAGCATGTGACGGTAGTGTTGT containing:
- a CDS encoding penicillin-binding protein activator — translated: MTYHYFTVKSLLSVVFVAILLLLASCATKPVKKAKQTQTQQQIIASEALTESSQDYLAQAEKTKGEQATALLVKAARQLINENENKKALWLAKQIQPLTDRFAVKYQLTLISAQSLLNLGELEKAYLHLLEAEKWLDGSSQPEEYYYLLSAIQQQRALPLASLDAKLRGLALANKEVYQQQAQQVWLDLNKLSQWEVELLTQLNPPYFTGWKQLLNFAHRFGYQPATFNRYLTQWQRDYRDHPANTVIASLSSETVQDEDDEHNIAVLLPLTGKQKAAGETAQQGILAAYNNNRETALHFIDTSTVDFQLLAEQLAELNIDHVIGPLLKQNVDTYLSQSSLTLPTLLLNLPQNQALKDNHMVLSMNPEDEAIQAATTLSRRNFTSPIVFAQQDSISERIAKTFSAQWQRINGKSPEVIVFEDASKVQEKLESTLELDKSKKRIRDIDRRIRQQLKTQERNRLDIDMIYIVASPNETRLLKPYIDVNISPFARAIPVFASSRSHSDNSDKSDSRDLSGLSFTEMPWQLRSKQQNQSLKQLSSQVWPDRSDSLERIFAMGYDSYALIKKFTVFKQQPYIRHYGQTGVLKLNQQGVLTRSLLWGTYQKDRVEEIDIE
- the rsmI gene encoding 16S rRNA (cytidine(1402)-2'-O)-methyltransferase, which translates into the protein MTLPEENAGTLFIVATPIGNLGDISQRAIDTLRDVDIIACEDTRHTKKLLSAFSINGKTMSLHDHNERQKQEYIGEQLTAGNNVALVSDAGTPLISDPGFHLVRYCRQLGLNVSPVPGACAAIAALSVAGLPTDRFAFEGFLPSKSGARQATLQNVANETRTMVFYDAPRRAIDTVADIVTVLGEERYIVIARELTKTFETIHSAKAGEMHAWLSNDPNQLKGEMVLIIEGMTASASEITADVERALKRVLKELPPKKACAVIADLYSVNKKALYELSLSYK
- a CDS encoding ATP-binding protein — translated: MIKLLSFFSRMSTVELIMALRGMSIILQVFLLLFVNLALNYQLPWLPMFIVIGVELAFNIASFVQTRTTSHSSKHLVLVQLLADVMFLGCLLYFSGGATNAFISLFLVPIAIAAITLPFLGCLAISSCAIVIYSILLWTMPMHVMHGNMEGHFIGMWLNFLFSALVLSLVVGYLARTIAGREKTIAQYREQQLKKERIIALGVASAQVTHNLATPLATLQLLTEELKEEAHVDPALVADITQQVARCSQSLRAFRATSEQIKTNEKHTIACTLLLKQIKSHCQLTYPNVSFQFINNAETANIAIDGSFIPAVVNVIDNAVHASQESEHNVIEIESSIKQHEWCLSIRDYGTGFIVEQLKELGDFPQISEHGLGVAIMLSNASLERLSGKLWLDNHQSGGAVVVISMPLKETLPP
- a CDS encoding response regulator transcription factor, with protein sequence MKVLLIEDDQAYASVLSRRLSKYKLTVEHSENNSDALLKVRSFKPDAILLDMHLAGESGLTLISPIKHVLPFCRIILLTGYASIATAVKAIKLGADDYLAKPIDTDTLLKTLDVSDQNIATEFTHVPKHLSAEQAEWEHIQQVLRANDGNISAAARHLSMHRRTLQRKLKKRPSFISKN
- a CDS encoding TonB-dependent receptor, which produces MKTLNQLTKSLVMAFPLVLLTPYNATADDIEQIVVLGERTTERIAVVETEVQHADISDNLRLIAGANVNKNGSLTGIVQYRGLYGDRVATQVGGQHIIGAGPNAMDTPLSYSPAIITDSITMQRGIASVTSGIESLGGSINTTLKQAHFSETTHALLSGDVRIGYQENGESKNTAGLINLSTNKAALMAYIDTRMAEHLTAADGRVITPTGYTKTQSGFSGAVRFNDATLGVNYHYNDTHEAGTPSLPMDIDFIYTHRTQLYGKHALAKGELSWQLGFIDADHKMDNFQQRMNMMPTMHRSNHAQSETTSFTIDWKNNAWTLGFDGYQSTHDATITNPNNMMFNIANFNNIKDKKISLFGEYQQHYLAHTVTLGARVKRISAKADNVSHHMAMMNPTIKELVTSFNQGDRHQNDTNTDLTLDWLLPKIHNTQLLISIAQKQRAPSYQERYLWLPMEATAGLADGNTYLGNVNLESETANQINIGTTYQTDNFMFVGDIFYTRINDYIQGMPNMNMPVNMLAKMMMNSDTVLQFSNVDAQLSGFDGQLVYQLGEYWQLSTTVSYVRGKRKDIDDNLYRVAPLNGHLALSYQGDGWQVTTRLHAFASQDNVATLNHEKSTAGYGYIDIVGDYQLANQLSLNFGVKNLTNREYQDHLSAYNRVNGSDISPMSRIPSTERSVWLTATLSF